Proteins co-encoded in one bacterium genomic window:
- a CDS encoding arginine--tRNA ligase → MYDIFADLRSVVAETARRTLGVEIDRAPVDFPPNPSMGDLATPLALSLAKQLRRPPREIATKLAEALAAAPGVAAAEIAGPGFVNLRVDQTEAVRTLLGERPAEEPKPGKVIVEHTNINPNKAAHIGHLRNAVLGDTLVRALRAL, encoded by the coding sequence ATGTACGACATCTTTGCCGACCTCCGCTCCGTCGTCGCCGAAACGGCGCGCCGGACTCTGGGCGTCGAGATCGACCGCGCGCCGGTCGATTTCCCGCCGAATCCCTCGATGGGCGACCTGGCCACGCCGCTCGCCCTGTCCCTCGCCAAGCAGCTGCGCCGTCCGCCGCGCGAGATCGCGACGAAGCTCGCCGAGGCGCTCGCCGCCGCGCCGGGCGTCGCCGCGGCCGAGATCGCCGGCCCCGGCTTCGTCAACCTGCGCGTCGATCAGACGGAAGCGGTGCGCACGCTCCTCGGCGAACGCCCCGCGGAAGAACCGAAGCCGGGCAAGGTGATCGTCGAGCACACGAACATCAATCCCAACAAGGCGGCGCACATCGGCCACCTGCGCAACGCCGTGCTCGGCGACACGCTCGTCCGAGCGCTGCGCGCCCT